One window of Bacteroides sp. AN502(2024) genomic DNA carries:
- a CDS encoding glycosyltransferase, whose protein sequence is METFTFNTVELILLSAAGILFIIQLIYYFSLYNRIHLHNKAVGKEEETHFTRELPPLSVILCARNEAENLRKILPAILEQDYPQFEVIVINDASTDDTEDILGVMEEKYPHLYHSFTPKSARYISHKKLALTLGIKASKHDWLVFTETNCMPASNQWLKLMARNFTPQTQIVLGYSGYDRTKGWLHKRTSFDTLFQSLRYLGFALAGKPYIGIGRNLAYRKELFFQQKGFSKYLNLQRGEDDLFINELATSSNTRVETDFNATTRIQPVYRYKDWKEEKVSYMATAKFYHGIQRYLLGFETFSRLLFYIACIAGIAFGILNFHWLVAGIAFLIWLLRFTVQAVIINCTTKEMGGGRKYYFSLPVFDLIQPVQSLKFKLCRFFRGKGDFMRR, encoded by the coding sequence ATGGAAACATTTACATTCAATACTGTCGAACTGATTCTTTTATCAGCGGCAGGTATTCTTTTTATCATTCAGCTCATTTATTATTTCAGTCTGTACAACCGGATACATCTCCACAATAAGGCTGTAGGCAAAGAAGAAGAAACACATTTCACACGAGAACTGCCTCCACTTTCCGTGATTCTCTGCGCACGCAATGAGGCTGAAAATCTTCGTAAAATTCTACCTGCTATTCTGGAACAGGACTATCCGCAATTTGAAGTGATTGTCATCAATGATGCTTCCACAGATGACACCGAGGATATACTGGGAGTGATGGAAGAAAAATATCCTCATCTTTACCATAGTTTTACGCCCAAAAGTGCACGTTATATCAGTCATAAGAAACTGGCTCTAACGTTGGGTATCAAAGCCAGCAAACATGATTGGCTGGTATTTACGGAAACAAACTGTATGCCCGCCAGCAACCAGTGGTTAAAACTGATGGCACGTAATTTCACTCCACAGACTCAAATCGTGTTGGGATATAGCGGATACGACCGCACAAAGGGATGGTTGCACAAACGTACTTCATTCGATACTTTATTCCAGTCTTTGCGTTATCTGGGATTTGCTCTAGCCGGAAAACCTTATATCGGTATCGGACGCAACCTGGCTTACCGGAAAGAACTATTCTTTCAACAGAAAGGTTTCTCCAAATACCTGAATCTGCAACGTGGAGAAGATGATTTATTCATTAATGAGCTAGCTACCTCCTCCAATACCCGTGTAGAAACGGACTTCAACGCTACCACACGAATACAACCCGTATATCGCTACAAAGATTGGAAAGAAGAAAAAGTCAGCTATATGGCTACTGCCAAATTCTACCATGGAATACAGCGTTACCTCCTGGGATTTGAGACCTTCTCCCGCTTGTTATTCTATATTGCCTGTATCGCAGGTATTGCATTCGGGATTCTAAATTTCCACTGGTTGGTAGCAGGTATCGCATTTCTGATCTGGCTACTGCGCTTTACGGTACAAGCTGTCATTATCAATTGCACGACCAAAGAAATGGGGGGAGGACGAAAATACTATTTCTCATTACCTGTTTTCGACCTGATCCAACCTGTACAGTCATTAAAGTTCAAACTCTGCCGTTTCTTCCGGGGAAAAGGGGATTTCATGAGAAGATAG
- a CDS encoding AI-2E family transporter gives MSTKEQYWKYSLIVIILFMGVIIFRQITPFLGGLLGALTIYILVRGQMNHLVEKRKLKRSISALLITTETIFVFLIPLGLTVWMVANKLQDINLDPQTYIAPIQQVAEFIKEKTGYDVLGKDTLSFIMSILPRIGQIIMESISSLAINLFVMIFVLYFMLIGGKKMETYVNDILPFNETNTQEVIQEINMIVRSNAIGIPLLAIIQGGVAMIGYLLFGAPNILMLGFLTSFATIIPMVGTALVWFPVAAYLAINGDWFNAIGLLGYGAIIVSQSDNLIRFILQKKMADTHPLITIFGVVIGLPIFGFMGVIFGPLLLSLFFLFVDMFKKEYLDLRNNLPSR, from the coding sequence ATGAGCACCAAAGAACAATACTGGAAATATTCCCTCATTGTCATCATCCTGTTTATGGGAGTCATCATCTTCCGCCAAATCACTCCTTTCTTGGGGGGATTACTGGGAGCACTCACCATCTACATTCTAGTACGCGGACAGATGAATCATCTGGTAGAAAAACGAAAGCTGAAACGAAGCATCAGCGCACTGCTGATTACCACAGAAACGATTTTCGTCTTTCTTATCCCTTTGGGATTGACTGTCTGGATGGTGGCAAACAAATTACAGGACATCAATCTGGATCCACAAACCTATATTGCACCTATTCAACAGGTAGCAGAATTCATCAAAGAGAAAACAGGATACGATGTATTGGGAAAAGATACGCTTTCATTCATCATGTCCATACTTCCCCGTATCGGACAAATTATAATGGAAAGCATCAGCAGCCTTGCCATCAACCTGTTCGTCATGATCTTTGTGCTTTACTTCATGCTGATCGGAGGAAAAAAGATGGAAACTTATGTCAATGACATTCTGCCATTTAATGAAACCAATACGCAGGAAGTCATTCAAGAAATCAATATGATTGTCCGTTCCAATGCCATCGGTATTCCCTTACTGGCTATCATCCAGGGAGGCGTGGCTATGATAGGCTATCTGCTTTTCGGAGCACCCAACATACTGATGCTGGGATTCCTGACCAGCTTTGCAACTATCATTCCGATGGTAGGCACAGCATTGGTATGGTTTCCCGTAGCCGCTTATCTTGCCATCAATGGAGACTGGTTTAACGCCATCGGGCTTTTGGGCTATGGAGCTATCATTGTATCGCAATCAGACAATCTCATTCGGTTCATCCTCCAAAAGAAGATGGCGGATACACATCCGCTTATCACTATTTTCGGAGTAGTCATCGGCTTGCCTATATTCGGGTTTATGGGAGTCATCTTCGGTCCGCTGTTGCTTTCATTATTCTTTCTTTTTGTGGATATGTTTAAGAAAGAATATCTCGACCTGCGAAATAACCTCCCATCGAGATAA
- a CDS encoding IS4 family transposase, whose product MANITLFAQVISHLPKENIRKIIKSSGSDKHCKGYNTWSQFVSMIFSQFSGCDSVRDISNGLKSATGNLNHLGINRAPSKSTVAYQNANRDSSVFRGIFYSLFQYFGQQALWQRRKFRFKMPIKLLDSTLVSLTLSIYDWAHYTTTKGAVKMHTLLDYDSLLPEFVNITDGKTTDNKAAFDIELHPYSIVVADRGYCDYSLLNNWDSSNVFFVVRHKDNIRYKAIEELPLPEKHAQNVLIDEIIEFELSAAKSKYPKRLRRIAVWNDEHGFEIELLTNNFTLAASSIAALYKARWNIEIFFRNLKQLLRIKSFIGTSRNAVETQIWTAMTTMLILTWLKHIARYKWALANLVVTLRLNTFTKIDLQKWLDQPFTPPPETIEND is encoded by the coding sequence ATGGCAAATATAACACTTTTCGCACAGGTAATATCACATCTCCCGAAAGAAAATATCAGGAAAATCATAAAATCTTCGGGGTCAGACAAGCATTGCAAGGGCTACAATACATGGAGTCAGTTTGTTAGCATGATTTTCAGCCAATTCTCAGGATGTGATTCAGTCAGAGATATCTCAAACGGGCTGAAATCAGCCACCGGCAACCTCAATCATTTGGGAATCAACCGTGCACCATCCAAGTCAACGGTAGCATATCAGAACGCCAACCGAGACAGTTCGGTTTTTCGCGGCATATTCTACTCGTTGTTTCAGTATTTCGGACAGCAAGCCCTATGGCAACGAAGAAAGTTCCGTTTCAAGATGCCGATAAAACTGCTCGACTCCACATTGGTGTCATTGACTCTGTCAATATATGACTGGGCACATTACACTACCACCAAGGGGGCGGTCAAGATGCACACGCTATTGGACTATGACAGTCTTTTGCCGGAGTTCGTGAATATCACCGATGGCAAAACCACCGACAACAAAGCTGCTTTTGATATTGAGTTACATCCGTATAGTATTGTAGTAGCCGACCGAGGCTACTGTGACTACTCATTGCTGAATAATTGGGACAGCAGCAACGTGTTCTTTGTAGTGCGTCATAAAGACAATATCCGGTACAAAGCCATAGAGGAGTTGCCTTTGCCTGAAAAACACGCTCAGAATGTACTTATTGACGAAATAATCGAGTTCGAACTCTCGGCGGCCAAATCCAAATATCCCAAACGTTTACGTCGCATCGCAGTATGGAACGATGAACACGGTTTTGAAATTGAGTTACTCACAAACAACTTCACATTGGCAGCATCAAGCATAGCGGCTCTGTACAAGGCTCGGTGGAACATAGAAATCTTCTTTCGCAACCTCAAGCAACTGCTACGCATCAAGAGCTTTATCGGCACATCCCGCAATGCCGTAGAGACCCAAATATGGACTGCTATGACTACAATGCTGATTCTGACATGGCTAAAGCACATCGCAAGATACAAATGGGCATTGGCTAACCTTGTGGTCACGCTCCGGCTGAACACATTTACCAAAATCGACCTCCAAAAATGGCTTGATCAACCATTTACACCACCTCCCGAAACCATCGAAAACGATTAG
- a CDS encoding DUF6078 family protein: MFVCQSIIFIGRGIYYRFYRKEGDLSLEQQEYIRRIFRQKGIAEEPTSDSYTKEYIYGNYLPSATISLYLIEI, encoded by the coding sequence ATGTTTGTCTGTCAGTCAATTATCTTTATCGGACGCGGGATATATTACCGCTTTTACCGTAAAGAGGGAGATTTGTCGCTTGAACAACAGGAATATATTCGTAGGATTTTTCGTCAGAAAGGAATAGCGGAGGAACCTACATCCGATTCCTACACAAAAGAATATATTTATGGTAATTATCTGCCATCTGCAACAATTTCGTTGTATCTAATTGAAATATAA
- a CDS encoding RtcB family protein translates to MGIRLKDLSKLGYRDNVARSLVVDIVSKHCKHDTKEQIEMTLSDILEHPESYKNNEIWNKLAERLSPTIIAKELIAYDLLDEPLMYKTYGGKFIETLAKQQMNLAMRLPVTVAGALMPDAHAGYGLPIGGVLATDNAVIPYAVGVDIGCRMSMTVFDASADFLKRYICQMKEALKDFTHFGMDGGLGFEQEHEVLDREEFRLTPLLRDLHGKAVRQLGSSGGGNHFVEFGEIALQENNVLNLPEGNYLALLSHSGSRGLGAAIAKHYSLLACEVCRLPREAQHFAWLDLNTEAGQEYWMSMNLAGDYARACHERIHLNLAKALGLKPLANVNNHHNFAWREEITSGRMAIVHRKGATPAQKGQAGFIPGSMATPGYLVCGKGAEEALNSASHGAGRAMSRQKAKDSFTQSALRKQLSQAGVTLIGGSVEEMPLAYKYIDRVMYTQETLVEVQGKFMPRIVRMNKE, encoded by the coding sequence ATGGGAATACGATTAAAAGATTTAAGCAAACTGGGATACCGGGATAATGTTGCCCGTAGTCTGGTAGTGGACATTGTGAGCAAACATTGCAAACACGACACTAAAGAACAGATTGAAATGACATTGAGCGATATACTCGAGCATCCCGAATCTTACAAAAATAACGAAATTTGGAATAAGCTGGCCGAACGCCTTTCGCCTACTATAATAGCGAAAGAGTTGATAGCTTATGATTTATTGGACGAGCCGTTGATGTATAAAACCTATGGAGGTAAATTTATCGAAACGCTTGCTAAACAACAGATGAACTTGGCTATGCGCTTACCCGTAACGGTAGCCGGAGCATTGATGCCTGACGCTCATGCCGGATACGGGTTACCTATCGGTGGAGTGCTTGCTACGGATAATGCGGTGATTCCGTATGCAGTAGGGGTTGATATCGGCTGTCGAATGAGTATGACGGTATTTGATGCTAGCGCTGACTTCCTGAAACGATATATCTGTCAGATGAAAGAAGCCTTGAAGGATTTTACTCATTTCGGTATGGATGGCGGATTGGGTTTTGAACAGGAACATGAGGTGTTGGATAGGGAAGAATTCCGTTTGACTCCTTTGTTGAGGGATTTGCATGGAAAGGCAGTACGTCAACTGGGGAGTTCCGGTGGTGGTAACCATTTTGTAGAGTTCGGAGAGATCGCTCTGCAAGAAAATAATGTGTTGAATCTTCCGGAAGGAAATTATCTGGCATTGTTATCACATTCCGGTTCACGAGGTTTGGGAGCTGCCATTGCCAAACATTACAGTCTGTTGGCATGTGAGGTGTGCAGGCTTCCACGTGAAGCGCAGCATTTTGCTTGGTTGGATTTAAACACTGAAGCAGGGCAGGAGTATTGGATGAGTATGAATTTGGCAGGCGATTATGCCCGTGCCTGTCATGAACGGATTCATTTGAATTTGGCGAAAGCATTAGGGTTGAAGCCGCTCGCTAATGTCAACAATCATCATAACTTTGCTTGGAGAGAGGAAATAACATCGGGACGTATGGCAATCGTCCATCGTAAAGGGGCTACTCCGGCGCAAAAGGGACAAGCGGGATTTATTCCCGGAAGTATGGCCACCCCGGGTTATTTGGTTTGTGGCAAAGGGGCGGAAGAAGCGTTGAATTCGGCTTCTCATGGAGCCGGTAGGGCGATGTCCCGTCAGAAAGCAAAAGATAGTTTTACGCAATCGGCTTTGAGGAAGCAGCTGTCGCAGGCGGGAGTGACTTTGATTGGCGGGAGCGTGGAAGAAATGCCACTGGCATATAAGTACATTGACAGAGTGATGTATACTCAGGAGACACTGGTAGAGGTGCAGGGTAAATTTATGCCTCGCATCGTTCGAATGAATAAGGAGTGA
- the prfH gene encoding peptide chain release factor H: protein MKEKVYLQITSGRGPAECCRVVALVFERIVRQAQARGLKVEMIERKVGPVNRTLLSVVISLQGVACGEVVDEWEGTVQWIAQSPYRIYHKRKNWFVSVHSFVLSENQEVTERDFRYETLRASGPGGQHVNKTESAVRAVHIPTGMSVVASDQRSQWQNKKLATERLLVKLSSWTMEQAMIQAQENWDNHNHLKRGNPVKVIQESLI from the coding sequence ATGAAAGAAAAAGTATATTTACAGATCACTTCCGGTAGGGGACCTGCCGAGTGTTGCCGGGTAGTGGCATTGGTGTTCGAAAGAATAGTGAGACAAGCGCAAGCGAGAGGATTGAAGGTGGAAATGATAGAGCGGAAAGTAGGTCCGGTGAACCGGACATTGCTCTCAGTTGTCATTTCCCTCCAAGGAGTGGCTTGTGGTGAAGTAGTGGATGAATGGGAAGGAACTGTGCAATGGATAGCTCAAAGTCCGTATCGCATTTATCACAAACGGAAAAACTGGTTTGTCAGTGTTCATTCATTTGTCTTGTCCGAGAATCAGGAGGTTACGGAACGAGATTTTCGTTACGAAACCTTGCGTGCCTCGGGACCTGGCGGACAACACGTCAACAAGACAGAGTCGGCAGTCCGTGCGGTGCATATTCCTACGGGAATGAGTGTGGTAGCTTCCGACCAACGCTCGCAATGGCAGAATAAGAAACTGGCAACGGAACGTTTGTTGGTGAAACTCTCGTCCTGGACGATGGAGCAGGCAATGATTCAGGCACAGGAGAACTGGGACAATCACAATCATCTGAAACGGGGAAATCCGGTGAAGGTGATTCAGGAGTCACTCATTTAA